A stretch of Aphelocoma coerulescens isolate FSJ_1873_10779 chromosome 1A, UR_Acoe_1.0, whole genome shotgun sequence DNA encodes these proteins:
- the DEPDC4 gene encoding DEP domain-containing protein 4 isoform X3: protein MAGYLTPRFRRIRSQSELQPRRGSGRRRDCDGPFQATQLWNSIIHALHNQVEIKRRRQHLKTYRNCFTGSNAVDVVLSHLMQSMYLSCNDISRLKGVRVCQALMDHKVFEPVGAKLYLFKNGKETEFEDTDTSLYRFVNSSLDSLLPRKNKDNESFSPEQICKQKTKRCSNRTKWDTTLSNPLALEVADKKRVEELLQSIYIHASSPPKIMVNEPTRLLSKGEDILVSSVKTKSDSFGKEEDMIISNTFLDREVTCSLNLPELDRWLYAAIECLEYFPDQFLVMVSQQLPQSTNNPSSLNTYKKILFDVIMKYYSQKKDSLLATQDLDIHLGIIELIEKGKTDQALEALQLYLKLLAPNISEELHRLLTFLAIASESHGYRLQKQFENRFVIIKTCTKFILQNRTLSKPQAELLTQFLMDNHSELFKAPLTLLELTSRRLQSLLEGQDPDINSGFTFCQRITPKEYEDQKQQTNQHLLALIQEMDNDPTVPLKQKKKLIKEFQKYHSLVYCSGCKTTCEFCTPNG from the exons aTGGCGGGGTATTTGACTCCCCGCTTCAGGAGGATCCGCAGCCAGAGCGAGTTGCAGCCGCGGCGGGGGAGCGGGCGGCGCCGAG aTTGTGATGGTCCTTTTCAAGCAACTCAGCTGTGGAATAGTATTATACATGCCCTTCACAATCAAGTGGAAATCAAAAGACGTAGACAACACCTGAAAACATATAGAAACTGTTTCACTGGCTCCAATGCTGTTGATGTGGTACTGAGCCATCTTATGCAAAGCATGTACCTAAGCTGCAATGATATTTCTCGGCTGAAGGGAGTCCGTGTATGCCAAGCGTTGATGGATCACAAAGTGTTTGAGCCAGTTGGAGCCAAGCTTTACTTATTCAAGAATGGGAAAGAAACAGAGTTTGAAGACACAGACACTAGTCTCTATAGATTTGTAAATAGCAGTCTTGATTCTCTTCTTCCAAGAAAAAATAAGGACAATGAAAGCTTCTCTCCTGAGCAAAtctgcaaacagaaaacaaaaagatgtTCCAA CAGAACAAAGTGGGACACAACACTTTCAAACCCCTTAGCATTGGAAGTAGCTGATAAAAAGAGGGTTGAGGAGCTTCTTCAATCAATATACATTCATGCATCTTCACCTCCGAAGATCATGGTTAATGAACCAACTCGCCTGCTTTCAAAAGGAG AAGATATCTTGGTGTCTTCAGTGAAGACAAAATCAGACAGTTTTGGCAAAGAAGAGGACATGATTATCTCAAATACTTTCCTGGACAGAGAGGTTACATGTAGCTTAAACTTGCCCGA GCTTGACCGATGGCTCTATGCTGCCATTGAATGCTTGGAGTATTTTCCTGACCAGTTCCTAGTGATGGTTAGTCAGCAGTTACCTCAAAGCACTAACAACCCCAGCAGTCTGAATACATACAAAAAGATTCTTTTTGATGTTATAATGAAGTATTACAGTCAAAAGAAGGACTCTCTTCTTGCCACTCAGGATCTTGATATTCACTTAGGAATTATAGAACTTATAG aaaaaggaaaaacagatcAAGCTCTAGAGGCATTAcaactttatttaaaattattagcACCAAATATTAGTGAAGAACTACACAGGCTCCTTACATTCCTAGCCATTGCGTCGGAATCTCATGGCTACAGATTGCAAAAACAA TTTGAGAACAGATTTGTGATCATCAAGACTTGTACAAAGTTCATCTTGCAAAACAGGACACTGTCAAAACCACAGGCAGAACTGCTGACTCAGTTTCTTATGGACAATCACTCTGAGCTCTTCAAG GCTCCTTTAACTCTTCTGGAACTAACAAGTAGGAGACTTCAGAGTTTGCTAGAAGGGCAAGATCCAGATATCAATTCAG GCTTCACCTTCTGTCAGCGCATTACACCTAAAGAATATGAAGatcaaaaacaacaaaccaatcAGCATCTTCTAGCACTGATTCAAGAGATGGACAATGACCCTACTGTTCCTTTgaagcaaaagaagaaattaatcaaAGAATTCCAAAAATACCATTCTCTTGTCTACTGTAGTGGTTGTAAAACTACATGTGAATTTTGTACTCCGAATGGTTAG
- the DEPDC4 gene encoding DEP domain-containing protein 4 isoform X2, protein MAGYLTPRFRRIRSQSELQPRRGSGRRRDCDGPFQATQLWNSIIHALHNQVEIKRRRQHLKTYRNCFTGSNAVDVVLSHLMQSMYLSCNDISRLKGVRVCQALMDHKVFEPVGAKLYLFKNGKETEFEDTDTSLYRFVNSSLDSLLPRKNKDNESFSPEQICKQKTKRCSKTKWDTTLSNPLALEVADKKRVEELLQSIYIHASSPPKIMVNEPTRLLSKGVIEDVWKQQTLLRLLQLIDLPLLEDILVSSVKTKSDSFGKEEDMIISNTFLDREVTCSLNLPELDRWLYAAIECLEYFPDQFLVMVSQQLPQSTNNPSSLNTYKKILFDVIMKYYSQKKDSLLATQDLDIHLGIIELIEKGKTDQALEALQLYLKLLAPNISEELHRLLTFLAIASESHGYRLQKQFENRFVIIKTCTKFILQNRTLSKPQAELLTQFLMDNHSELFKAPLTLLELTSRRLQSLLEGQDPDINSGFTFCQRITPKEYEDQKQQTNQHLLALIQEMDNDPTVPLKQKKKLIKEFQKYHSLVYCSGCKTTCEFCTPNG, encoded by the exons aTGGCGGGGTATTTGACTCCCCGCTTCAGGAGGATCCGCAGCCAGAGCGAGTTGCAGCCGCGGCGGGGGAGCGGGCGGCGCCGAG aTTGTGATGGTCCTTTTCAAGCAACTCAGCTGTGGAATAGTATTATACATGCCCTTCACAATCAAGTGGAAATCAAAAGACGTAGACAACACCTGAAAACATATAGAAACTGTTTCACTGGCTCCAATGCTGTTGATGTGGTACTGAGCCATCTTATGCAAAGCATGTACCTAAGCTGCAATGATATTTCTCGGCTGAAGGGAGTCCGTGTATGCCAAGCGTTGATGGATCACAAAGTGTTTGAGCCAGTTGGAGCCAAGCTTTACTTATTCAAGAATGGGAAAGAAACAGAGTTTGAAGACACAGACACTAGTCTCTATAGATTTGTAAATAGCAGTCTTGATTCTCTTCTTCCAAGAAAAAATAAGGACAATGAAAGCTTCTCTCCTGAGCAAAtctgcaaacagaaaacaaaaagatgtTCCAA AACAAAGTGGGACACAACACTTTCAAACCCCTTAGCATTGGAAGTAGCTGATAAAAAGAGGGTTGAGGAGCTTCTTCAATCAATATACATTCATGCATCTTCACCTCCGAAGATCATGGTTAATGAACCAACTCGCCTGCTTTCAAAAGGAG TAATAGAAGATGTCTGGAAACAGCAAACTCTGCTACGACTGCTGCAGTTAATTGATCTTCCCCTTCTAGAAGATATCTTGGTGTCTTCAGTGAAGACAAAATCAGACAGTTTTGGCAAAGAAGAGGACATGATTATCTCAAATACTTTCCTGGACAGAGAGGTTACATGTAGCTTAAACTTGCCCGA GCTTGACCGATGGCTCTATGCTGCCATTGAATGCTTGGAGTATTTTCCTGACCAGTTCCTAGTGATGGTTAGTCAGCAGTTACCTCAAAGCACTAACAACCCCAGCAGTCTGAATACATACAAAAAGATTCTTTTTGATGTTATAATGAAGTATTACAGTCAAAAGAAGGACTCTCTTCTTGCCACTCAGGATCTTGATATTCACTTAGGAATTATAGAACTTATAG aaaaaggaaaaacagatcAAGCTCTAGAGGCATTAcaactttatttaaaattattagcACCAAATATTAGTGAAGAACTACACAGGCTCCTTACATTCCTAGCCATTGCGTCGGAATCTCATGGCTACAGATTGCAAAAACAA TTTGAGAACAGATTTGTGATCATCAAGACTTGTACAAAGTTCATCTTGCAAAACAGGACACTGTCAAAACCACAGGCAGAACTGCTGACTCAGTTTCTTATGGACAATCACTCTGAGCTCTTCAAG GCTCCTTTAACTCTTCTGGAACTAACAAGTAGGAGACTTCAGAGTTTGCTAGAAGGGCAAGATCCAGATATCAATTCAG GCTTCACCTTCTGTCAGCGCATTACACCTAAAGAATATGAAGatcaaaaacaacaaaccaatcAGCATCTTCTAGCACTGATTCAAGAGATGGACAATGACCCTACTGTTCCTTTgaagcaaaagaagaaattaatcaaAGAATTCCAAAAATACCATTCTCTTGTCTACTGTAGTGGTTGTAAAACTACATGTGAATTTTGTACTCCGAATGGTTAG
- the DEPDC4 gene encoding DEP domain-containing protein 4 isoform X1 yields MAGYLTPRFRRIRSQSELQPRRGSGRRRDCDGPFQATQLWNSIIHALHNQVEIKRRRQHLKTYRNCFTGSNAVDVVLSHLMQSMYLSCNDISRLKGVRVCQALMDHKVFEPVGAKLYLFKNGKETEFEDTDTSLYRFVNSSLDSLLPRKNKDNESFSPEQICKQKTKRCSNRTKWDTTLSNPLALEVADKKRVEELLQSIYIHASSPPKIMVNEPTRLLSKGVIEDVWKQQTLLRLLQLIDLPLLEDILVSSVKTKSDSFGKEEDMIISNTFLDREVTCSLNLPELDRWLYAAIECLEYFPDQFLVMVSQQLPQSTNNPSSLNTYKKILFDVIMKYYSQKKDSLLATQDLDIHLGIIELIEKGKTDQALEALQLYLKLLAPNISEELHRLLTFLAIASESHGYRLQKQFENRFVIIKTCTKFILQNRTLSKPQAELLTQFLMDNHSELFKAPLTLLELTSRRLQSLLEGQDPDINSGFTFCQRITPKEYEDQKQQTNQHLLALIQEMDNDPTVPLKQKKKLIKEFQKYHSLVYCSGCKTTCEFCTPNG; encoded by the exons aTGGCGGGGTATTTGACTCCCCGCTTCAGGAGGATCCGCAGCCAGAGCGAGTTGCAGCCGCGGCGGGGGAGCGGGCGGCGCCGAG aTTGTGATGGTCCTTTTCAAGCAACTCAGCTGTGGAATAGTATTATACATGCCCTTCACAATCAAGTGGAAATCAAAAGACGTAGACAACACCTGAAAACATATAGAAACTGTTTCACTGGCTCCAATGCTGTTGATGTGGTACTGAGCCATCTTATGCAAAGCATGTACCTAAGCTGCAATGATATTTCTCGGCTGAAGGGAGTCCGTGTATGCCAAGCGTTGATGGATCACAAAGTGTTTGAGCCAGTTGGAGCCAAGCTTTACTTATTCAAGAATGGGAAAGAAACAGAGTTTGAAGACACAGACACTAGTCTCTATAGATTTGTAAATAGCAGTCTTGATTCTCTTCTTCCAAGAAAAAATAAGGACAATGAAAGCTTCTCTCCTGAGCAAAtctgcaaacagaaaacaaaaagatgtTCCAA CAGAACAAAGTGGGACACAACACTTTCAAACCCCTTAGCATTGGAAGTAGCTGATAAAAAGAGGGTTGAGGAGCTTCTTCAATCAATATACATTCATGCATCTTCACCTCCGAAGATCATGGTTAATGAACCAACTCGCCTGCTTTCAAAAGGAG TAATAGAAGATGTCTGGAAACAGCAAACTCTGCTACGACTGCTGCAGTTAATTGATCTTCCCCTTCTAGAAGATATCTTGGTGTCTTCAGTGAAGACAAAATCAGACAGTTTTGGCAAAGAAGAGGACATGATTATCTCAAATACTTTCCTGGACAGAGAGGTTACATGTAGCTTAAACTTGCCCGA GCTTGACCGATGGCTCTATGCTGCCATTGAATGCTTGGAGTATTTTCCTGACCAGTTCCTAGTGATGGTTAGTCAGCAGTTACCTCAAAGCACTAACAACCCCAGCAGTCTGAATACATACAAAAAGATTCTTTTTGATGTTATAATGAAGTATTACAGTCAAAAGAAGGACTCTCTTCTTGCCACTCAGGATCTTGATATTCACTTAGGAATTATAGAACTTATAG aaaaaggaaaaacagatcAAGCTCTAGAGGCATTAcaactttatttaaaattattagcACCAAATATTAGTGAAGAACTACACAGGCTCCTTACATTCCTAGCCATTGCGTCGGAATCTCATGGCTACAGATTGCAAAAACAA TTTGAGAACAGATTTGTGATCATCAAGACTTGTACAAAGTTCATCTTGCAAAACAGGACACTGTCAAAACCACAGGCAGAACTGCTGACTCAGTTTCTTATGGACAATCACTCTGAGCTCTTCAAG GCTCCTTTAACTCTTCTGGAACTAACAAGTAGGAGACTTCAGAGTTTGCTAGAAGGGCAAGATCCAGATATCAATTCAG GCTTCACCTTCTGTCAGCGCATTACACCTAAAGAATATGAAGatcaaaaacaacaaaccaatcAGCATCTTCTAGCACTGATTCAAGAGATGGACAATGACCCTACTGTTCCTTTgaagcaaaagaagaaattaatcaaAGAATTCCAAAAATACCATTCTCTTGTCTACTGTAGTGGTTGTAAAACTACATGTGAATTTTGTACTCCGAATGGTTAG
- the ACTR6 gene encoding actin-related protein 6 translates to MATLVLDNGAYNAKIGYSHANVSVIPNCQFRSKTARLKTFTANQLDEIKDPSGLFYILPFQKGYLVNWDVQRQVWDYLFGKEMYQVDFVDTNIIITEPYFNFSSIQESMNEILFEEYQFQAVLRVNAGALSAHRYFRDNPSELCCIIVDSGYSFTHIVPYCRSKKKKEAIIRINVGGKLLTNHLKEIISYRQLHVMDETHVINQVKEDVCYVSQDFYKDMDIAKLKGEENTVMVDYVLPDFSTIKKGFCKPREEMVLSGKYKTGEQILRLTNERFAVPEILFHPSDIGIQEMGIPEAIVYSIQNLPEEMQPHFFKNIVLTGGNTLFPGFRDRVYSEVRCLTPTDYDVSVVLPENPITYSWEGGKLISENDDFEDMIVTREDYEEHGHNICEEKFDI, encoded by the exons ATGGCGACGCTGGTGCTGGATAACGGCGCCTACAACGCCAAGATCGGCTACAGCCACGCGAACGTCAG CGTTATTCCCAACTGTCAGTTCAGATCAAAGACTGCACGCCTGAAAACCTTTACAGCAAATCAACTGGATGAAATTAAGGATCCCTCTGGACTTTTTTATATTCTTCCCTTTCAGAAA GGTTACTTGGTGAACTGGGATGTTCAGAGACAGGTTTGGGATTATCTCTTTGGAAAAGAAATGTATCAA GTGGATTTTGTAGATACCAATATTATTATTACCGAACCTTATTTTAACTTCAGTTCAATACAAGAATCTATGAATGAAATTCTATTTGAAGAATATCAATTTCAAGCAGTTCTTAGAGTAAATG ctGGGGCTCTTAGTGCACACAGGTATTTCCGGGATAATCCATCTGAGCTGTGTTGTATCATTGTGGATAGCGGATACTCTTTTACCCACATTGTACCTTACTGCAGaagtaaaaagaagaaagaggcaATCATCAG GATTAATGTTGGAGGGAAACTCTTAACCAACCATCTAAAGGAGATCATCTCTTACAG GCAGCTACATGTTATGGATGAAACACACGTAATTAATCAAGTGAAAGAAGATGTGTGTTATGTTTCTCAAGACTTCTACAAAGACATGGACATTGCCAA AttgaaaggagaggaaaatacTGTAATGGTAGATTATGTTTTGCCAGACTTCAGCACAATCAAAAAGGGATTTTGCAAG CCAAGGGAAGAGATGGTGTTAAGTGGAAAATACAAGACTGGTGAACAAATACTTCGTCTAACAAATGAAAGATTTGCAGTTCCAGAAATACTTTTCCATCCTTCGGATATTGGCATTCAAGAGATGGGAATTCCTGAAGCCATTGTTTATTCTATTCAAAATTTACCTGAAG aaaTGCAGCCTCATTTCTTCAAGAACATAGTTCTGACTGGGGGAAACACCCTTTTTCCAGGCTTCAGAGATCGGGTGTATTCTGAAGTTCGATGTCTAACTCCTACTGACTATGATGTTTCCGTTGTTCTTCCTGAGAA CCCTATTACTTATTCTTGGGAAGGTGGGAAGCTCATTTCTGAAAATGATGATTTTGAAGACATGATAGTAACTAGAGAAGACTATGAAGAACATGGACACAATATCTGTGAAGAGAAATTTGATATATAG
- the DEPDC4 gene encoding DEP domain-containing protein 4 isoform X4: protein MAGYLTPRFRRIRSQSELQPRRGSGRRRDCDGPFQATQLWNSIIHALHNQVEIKRRRQHLKTYRNCFTGSNAVDVVLSHLMQSMYLSCNDISRLKGVRVCQALMDHKVFEPVGAKLYLFKNGKETEFEDTDTSLYRFVNSSLDSLLPRKNKDNESFSPEQICKQKTKRCSNRTKWDTTLSNPLALEVADKKRVEELLQSIYIHASSPPKIMVNEPTRLLSKGVIEDVWKQQTLLRLLQLIDLPLLEDILVSSVKTKSDSFGKEEDMIISNTFLDREVTCSLNLPELDRWLYAAIECLEYFPDQFLVMVSQQLPQSTNNPSSLNTYKKILFDVIMKYYSQKKDSLLATQDLDIHLGIIELIEKGKTDQALEALQLYLKLLAPNISEELHRLLTFLAIASESHGYRLQKQFENRFVIIKTCTKFILQNRTLSKPQAELLTQFLMDNHSELFKAPLTLLELTSRRLQSLLEGQDPDINSVHCVLKHRRETTQEPNNTELFCCVILYLIQQLCEK from the exons aTGGCGGGGTATTTGACTCCCCGCTTCAGGAGGATCCGCAGCCAGAGCGAGTTGCAGCCGCGGCGGGGGAGCGGGCGGCGCCGAG aTTGTGATGGTCCTTTTCAAGCAACTCAGCTGTGGAATAGTATTATACATGCCCTTCACAATCAAGTGGAAATCAAAAGACGTAGACAACACCTGAAAACATATAGAAACTGTTTCACTGGCTCCAATGCTGTTGATGTGGTACTGAGCCATCTTATGCAAAGCATGTACCTAAGCTGCAATGATATTTCTCGGCTGAAGGGAGTCCGTGTATGCCAAGCGTTGATGGATCACAAAGTGTTTGAGCCAGTTGGAGCCAAGCTTTACTTATTCAAGAATGGGAAAGAAACAGAGTTTGAAGACACAGACACTAGTCTCTATAGATTTGTAAATAGCAGTCTTGATTCTCTTCTTCCAAGAAAAAATAAGGACAATGAAAGCTTCTCTCCTGAGCAAAtctgcaaacagaaaacaaaaagatgtTCCAA CAGAACAAAGTGGGACACAACACTTTCAAACCCCTTAGCATTGGAAGTAGCTGATAAAAAGAGGGTTGAGGAGCTTCTTCAATCAATATACATTCATGCATCTTCACCTCCGAAGATCATGGTTAATGAACCAACTCGCCTGCTTTCAAAAGGAG TAATAGAAGATGTCTGGAAACAGCAAACTCTGCTACGACTGCTGCAGTTAATTGATCTTCCCCTTCTAGAAGATATCTTGGTGTCTTCAGTGAAGACAAAATCAGACAGTTTTGGCAAAGAAGAGGACATGATTATCTCAAATACTTTCCTGGACAGAGAGGTTACATGTAGCTTAAACTTGCCCGA GCTTGACCGATGGCTCTATGCTGCCATTGAATGCTTGGAGTATTTTCCTGACCAGTTCCTAGTGATGGTTAGTCAGCAGTTACCTCAAAGCACTAACAACCCCAGCAGTCTGAATACATACAAAAAGATTCTTTTTGATGTTATAATGAAGTATTACAGTCAAAAGAAGGACTCTCTTCTTGCCACTCAGGATCTTGATATTCACTTAGGAATTATAGAACTTATAG aaaaaggaaaaacagatcAAGCTCTAGAGGCATTAcaactttatttaaaattattagcACCAAATATTAGTGAAGAACTACACAGGCTCCTTACATTCCTAGCCATTGCGTCGGAATCTCATGGCTACAGATTGCAAAAACAA TTTGAGAACAGATTTGTGATCATCAAGACTTGTACAAAGTTCATCTTGCAAAACAGGACACTGTCAAAACCACAGGCAGAACTGCTGACTCAGTTTCTTATGGACAATCACTCTGAGCTCTTCAAG GCTCCTTTAACTCTTCTGGAACTAACAAGTAGGAGACTTCAGAGTTTGCTAGAAGGGCAAGATCCAGATATCAATTCAG TGCATTGTGTGCTTAAACATCGAAGAGAAACCACTCAGGAACCAAATAACACTGAGTTATTTTGCTGTGTAATACTATATTTAATACAGCAGCTGTGTGAGAAGTAG